A genomic segment from Paenibacillus sp. FSL K6-1096 encodes:
- a CDS encoding aldo/keto reductase has product MMNLKSTTKLANGVEMPWFGLGVFKVQEGQEVIDSVKAAIKAGYRSIDTASVYGNEEGVGQAIRESGVAREELFITTKVWNNEQGYDSTLAAFDQSLSRLGLDYADLYLVHWPIRAKYKDTWRALEKLYADGRVRAIGVSNFQIDHLEDLLTVAKVKPMVNQVELHPLLSQLELREYCQTQGIQIEAWAPLAQGRLLDNEVIAGIAARHNKTVAQTILRWDIQNGIVTIPKSIKEERIIANADIFDFELSAEEISQINALNRDERFGSHPDRFNNE; this is encoded by the coding sequence ATGATGAATCTGAAGTCAACAACCAAATTAGCAAACGGTGTAGAAATGCCATGGTTTGGCCTGGGCGTATTCAAGGTTCAGGAGGGCCAGGAGGTCATTGATTCGGTGAAGGCAGCGATCAAGGCCGGGTACAGAAGCATTGACACCGCCTCAGTCTACGGCAATGAAGAGGGAGTAGGGCAGGCCATCCGTGAATCCGGGGTCGCGCGTGAAGAGCTGTTCATCACCACCAAGGTGTGGAATAACGAGCAGGGGTATGATTCCACGCTGGCTGCGTTTGATCAGAGCTTAAGCAGGCTGGGACTGGATTATGCTGACCTGTATCTGGTGCACTGGCCGATCCGGGCCAAGTACAAGGATACGTGGCGTGCTCTGGAGAAGCTGTATGCTGACGGCAGAGTGCGGGCGATCGGGGTGTCCAACTTCCAGATTGATCATCTGGAGGATCTGCTGACGGTGGCTAAGGTGAAGCCGATGGTGAACCAGGTGGAGCTGCATCCGCTGCTCAGCCAGCTGGAGCTTCGTGAATACTGCCAGACGCAGGGCATCCAGATTGAAGCCTGGGCGCCGCTGGCCCAGGGCCGTCTGCTGGACAATGAGGTCATCGCCGGTATCGCGGCCCGCCACAACAAGACAGTGGCCCAGACCATCCTGCGCTGGGATATCCAGAACGGCATCGTGACGATTCCGAAGTCGATCAAGGAAGAGCGGATTATCGCCAATGCGGATATTTTTGACTTCGAGCTGTCGGCGGAGGAGATCAGCCAGATCAATGCGCTGAACCGCGATGAGCGGTTTGGGTCCCATCCGGACCGGTTCAATAACGAGTAA
- a CDS encoding TPM domain-containing protein, translating to MNRKRIQTVLAAMLLVLLLPLLPGKAAAAVPAHSEAFYVNDFANVIDAKTENYMVNYGVKLYQKTGAQVVLVTVDSTNGVSMEKYATSLFNSWGVGSADKNNGVLLLLSIKDDDYWAVQGKGLKEELSNSVISGILSASLEPDFAAKKYSAGANKTYGAFIQKLGGIYSETLGTKNYVSDNAGVFKQVTRDYLNQASNRYAATTGSGIYVVTVKNSGKQSLQDYTYTKFAGVAAGPRDVMLVLDIGGDNYHVLQGKSVDNVLTNERISEILDEVLEPKFAAKDYAGGATGTANAFYSFFLARADAYQSAAGGSKPAASAAAASSPAKTTATVKMEPVSRSAGMLVVGIFLGVIVLISAGAAKRNRYVARYGIRLNPHSPRNIRRYGVWTGQPGYGYRQRRTYRRPHQHNHSSSGSSSSSSFWGTNSGGGGSSSGGGAGRYSSRDDDDDDRNSGGGGYSSGGGAGRYSSSYDDDDDGNSGGGGSASSGGGVGRHR from the coding sequence ATGAATCGTAAAAGAATACAAACTGTGCTGGCCGCCATGCTGCTCGTTCTATTGCTGCCACTACTTCCGGGTAAGGCCGCTGCTGCGGTGCCTGCCCATTCGGAAGCCTTCTATGTGAATGACTTCGCGAATGTCATCGATGCCAAAACAGAGAATTATATGGTCAATTACGGTGTGAAGCTGTATCAGAAGACGGGGGCGCAGGTGGTGCTGGTCACTGTGGACTCTACGAATGGCGTGTCCATGGAGAAGTATGCCACCTCGCTGTTCAATTCCTGGGGAGTCGGCTCGGCGGATAAGAATAACGGAGTCCTGCTGCTGCTCTCCATCAAGGATGATGATTACTGGGCAGTGCAGGGCAAAGGGCTGAAGGAAGAACTGAGCAACAGCGTGATCTCCGGGATTCTCTCGGCTTCGCTGGAGCCTGATTTCGCTGCTAAGAAGTATAGCGCCGGTGCGAACAAAACCTACGGTGCCTTCATCCAGAAGCTCGGCGGCATCTATTCGGAAACGCTGGGCACGAAGAATTACGTCTCCGATAATGCCGGAGTGTTCAAGCAGGTTACCCGGGATTATCTGAACCAGGCAAGCAACCGTTACGCGGCAACCACCGGCAGCGGCATCTATGTGGTGACGGTTAAGAATTCCGGCAAACAGAGCCTGCAGGATTACACCTACACGAAGTTCGCCGGAGTAGCCGCCGGACCCAGGGATGTGATGCTGGTGCTGGATATCGGCGGAGACAATTATCATGTGCTTCAGGGCAAGTCAGTGGACAACGTACTTACCAATGAGCGGATCAGCGAGATTCTGGATGAGGTGCTGGAGCCCAAATTCGCGGCCAAAGATTACGCCGGCGGCGCAACCGGAACGGCGAACGCATTCTACAGCTTCTTTCTGGCCAGAGCGGATGCCTACCAGTCAGCGGCTGGAGGCAGTAAGCCCGCAGCTTCTGCAGCTGCAGCCTCTTCACCTGCCAAGACGACTGCAACCGTGAAGATGGAGCCGGTCTCCAGATCCGCAGGGATGCTGGTCGTGGGGATTTTCCTGGGTGTTATCGTTCTGATCAGCGCCGGCGCAGCTAAACGCAACCGTTATGTAGCCCGTTACGGGATACGGCTGAACCCGCATAGCCCGCGTAATATCCGGCGCTACGGCGTCTGGACAGGCCAGCCGGGATATGGCTACAGGCAGAGAAGGACGTACCGGCGGCCGCATCAGCATAATCATTCGTCTTCGGGCAGCAGTTCATCATCCAGCTTCTGGGGTACCAACTCCGGTGGCGGCGGTTCCTCCAGCGGCGGCGGAGCGGGTCGCTATTCTTCCCGTGACGACGATGACGATGACCGGAATAGCGGCGGAGGCGGATATTCGTCCGGCGGCGGAGCCGGGCGGTATTCATCATCATATGACGATGACGATGATGGCAACTCCGGCGGTGGCGGCAGCGCAAGCAGCGGCGGCGGTGTCGGCAGACACCGGTGA
- a CDS encoding ATP-binding protein, with amino-acid sequence MKLKNFFILAGVLLAALSGLRILWMGLFGDLQHEPLNNGELHLRDWNAEDGKIVLLDGEWEFYPSQWLQDGKKQGVDEPSLIQVPGGWNDAMHAGTSTPYGFGSYRLRIYVNPEQKLNYSIRLPSIRTASEVYINGRLVANSGKVADSKEGSNARNLPYYTSFTADEDGVIDLVIQASNYVDSRSGGIVRSVKFGSERAIAQEIKISVSMQVLTSVIFLIHSAYAFILYLLGSKQKKLLYFSLLTFLLTLSSTLSSDEKLFHQIIYIGEYWDFWISNAAYMIGSYALLECTNHREIAVWNRIYPVFRILILGTAGATLLLSTDQLTAIFPLINLLVGIAVVIAIIAICRTVVKDMRGNLLLLFSILALIHHVIWMLFWREKGYSIVFYPFDLVISMGCLASVWFKNYFNMYKNTNELATALQRMNDHKDQFLANTSHEFRNPLHSILNLAQSIQRREGAVMQDRSIKELETIYSVGRRLNLILNDLMDVMSLREGNPRIHLQVIPIQPIVTGVIDMLQVNAEAKSITITNLIPEDFPPVHADENRIIQIVFNLIHNAVKYTNEGVISISAYQQAGRAYIVIADTGIGMDEYMLKRVFLPYEQANTKETMIEGGFGLGLSISKQLVELHGGTLEAKSVQGEGTQLIFSLKLADPQAESAITKSREVLPLDVVNAQEQLPVDMTRMVSNHPALLIIDDDPVNLQVLEAILPPDDYAVTTTTSAKHALAVLNTQEWDLVISDIMMPMMSGYELTRRIREQYTFTELPVLLLTARSQPQDIQSGYQAGANDYVTKPVEAIELKLRIKALITIKQSIREQLRLEAGWLQAQIQPHFLFNALNAISALSDINLDKMRDLLDEFTNYLRNKFKFHNMDSLVPVEEELSLVRSYLYIEQVRYEDRLQVIWKMDDYGSLRVPFLSIQPLVENAIKHGIMKRKRGGSIQIRITVMKTHAEITVEDDGDGMNELQLQRILERNPDSSSGVGLINTDQRLKRHFGTGLNILSTPDEGTAVTFQVPLKREEGSKKL; translated from the coding sequence ATGAAATTGAAGAACTTCTTTATATTGGCGGGAGTATTATTAGCGGCTCTATCAGGTTTGCGTATATTGTGGATGGGGTTATTTGGTGATTTACAACATGAGCCTTTAAACAATGGGGAACTCCATTTGCGTGATTGGAATGCGGAGGACGGGAAGATTGTTTTGCTTGACGGAGAATGGGAATTCTATCCTTCCCAATGGCTTCAGGATGGAAAAAAGCAGGGGGTGGATGAGCCAAGCTTGATTCAAGTCCCGGGAGGATGGAATGATGCGATGCATGCGGGGACGTCGACGCCATACGGGTTCGGCTCGTACCGCTTGCGGATCTATGTGAACCCGGAACAGAAACTGAACTATAGCATTCGTCTGCCAAGCATACGCACTGCATCAGAAGTATACATAAACGGCCGGTTAGTGGCTAATTCCGGGAAGGTAGCAGATTCGAAAGAAGGCTCTAATGCCAGGAATCTTCCCTATTATACGTCTTTTACAGCAGATGAAGATGGTGTTATTGACCTCGTGATTCAGGCATCCAATTATGTGGATAGCCGGAGCGGCGGCATTGTCCGTTCCGTTAAGTTCGGGTCAGAAAGAGCCATTGCTCAAGAGATTAAGATTTCGGTCTCAATGCAGGTGCTTACATCGGTTATCTTTCTGATTCACTCTGCTTATGCGTTTATATTATACCTGCTGGGCAGCAAGCAGAAAAAGCTGCTGTATTTCTCTTTGTTGACATTCTTGTTGACTCTGAGCAGCACATTAAGCAGTGATGAGAAGCTTTTCCATCAAATCATTTATATAGGAGAATATTGGGATTTTTGGATATCGAATGCGGCTTATATGATTGGAAGCTATGCCTTGCTGGAATGTACCAATCATCGTGAAATCGCCGTGTGGAACAGGATTTATCCTGTGTTCAGAATCTTGATCCTGGGGACCGCAGGTGCCACGTTATTATTGAGTACGGATCAATTAACCGCAATCTTTCCACTGATCAATCTGCTAGTAGGGATCGCAGTAGTTATTGCCATCATTGCAATCTGCAGAACAGTGGTCAAGGACATGAGAGGGAATTTACTATTATTATTCTCTATTCTGGCATTAATTCATCATGTGATTTGGATGCTTTTCTGGCGGGAGAAAGGGTATAGCATTGTATTTTATCCGTTCGACCTGGTGATTTCAATGGGATGCTTGGCCTCCGTATGGTTCAAAAATTATTTCAATATGTATAAGAACACGAACGAGCTTGCAACAGCCTTGCAAAGAATGAATGATCATAAAGATCAATTCCTGGCGAATACCTCACATGAATTCAGAAATCCGCTTCATAGCATCCTCAACCTGGCGCAATCCATTCAGAGGAGGGAAGGGGCTGTTATGCAGGACAGAAGCATTAAAGAACTTGAAACTATCTATTCAGTAGGACGCCGCTTGAACTTGATTTTAAACGATTTAATGGATGTAATGAGCTTGCGGGAAGGAAATCCCCGTATTCACCTGCAAGTTATACCCATTCAGCCGATCGTCACAGGAGTCATCGATATGCTGCAAGTAAATGCGGAAGCAAAGTCTATAACCATTACCAATCTGATTCCAGAAGACTTCCCGCCTGTTCATGCGGACGAGAACCGGATCATTCAAATCGTCTTCAATTTAATTCATAATGCTGTGAAATATACAAATGAAGGAGTTATTTCAATTTCTGCTTATCAACAGGCAGGCCGGGCATATATCGTTATTGCGGATACTGGAATCGGAATGGATGAATACATGCTTAAACGCGTTTTCCTTCCATATGAGCAAGCCAACACCAAAGAGACTATGATTGAAGGCGGCTTTGGGCTGGGATTGAGCATAAGCAAACAATTGGTTGAGCTTCACGGTGGAACATTAGAGGCAAAATCTGTTCAAGGAGAGGGAACACAATTGATATTCTCCTTAAAACTGGCTGATCCGCAGGCGGAGAGTGCGATAACGAAATCCCGTGAAGTCTTGCCACTAGATGTTGTGAACGCTCAGGAACAACTTCCTGTGGACATGACCCGGATGGTTTCGAACCACCCGGCGCTGTTAATTATTGACGATGATCCCGTGAATCTTCAAGTGCTTGAAGCCATCCTGCCGCCAGACGACTATGCTGTAACAACGACAACGAGTGCCAAACATGCGTTGGCTGTGCTGAATACGCAGGAATGGGATCTGGTCATCTCCGATATTATGATGCCAATGATGTCCGGGTATGAACTGACACGAAGAATTCGTGAGCAGTACACCTTCACAGAGCTTCCAGTGCTGCTGCTTACGGCACGAAGCCAGCCGCAGGATATTCAAAGCGGTTATCAGGCTGGAGCAAATGATTATGTAACGAAGCCGGTGGAGGCAATAGAACTTAAATTGAGAATAAAGGCGCTAATTACAATTAAACAATCAATCCGGGAGCAGCTGCGGTTAGAGGCAGGATGGCTGCAAGCGCAAATTCAGCCTCATTTTTTGTTTAATGCCTTGAATGCTATATCAGCGTTGAGCGATATTAATCTGGATAAGATGCGTGATTTGCTTGATGAGTTCACTAATTATTTGCGTAATAAATTTAAATTTCACAACATGGACAGTCTTGTTCCGGTTGAAGAGGAATTAAGTTTAGTGCGTTCTTATTTGTATATTGAACAGGTCCGGTATGAAGATAGGCTGCAGGTTATTTGGAAAATGGATGATTATGGAAGCCTTAGAGTCCCGTTTCTCTCCATTCAGCCTCTTGTTGAGAATGCCATTAAACATGGAATCATGAAGCGTAAGCGCGGGGGCAGCATTCAGATACGAATCACAGTTATGAAGACGCATGCAGAGATTACTGTTGAGGATGACGGGGATGGAATGAATGAGTTACAGTTGCAACGAATACTGGAGAGAAATCCAGACAGTAGTTCCGGCGTCGGATTAATCAACACGGATCAGCGCCTTAAAAGGCATTTCGGGACGGGCCTTAATATCCTAAGCACGCCGGATGAAGGAACAGCAGTAACATTTCAAGTTCCGCTAAAAAGGGAAGAAGGGAGTAAAAAATTATGA
- a CDS encoding GNAT family N-acetyltransferase, whose amino-acid sequence MKLSITVRRMRSEDIARIHEGLAPHDVSKPLSYIEQCWRENEQEEQRLTLIAWQGSEFAGWGHVVYASSYPYFAEKRIPEIQNLDVVPPLRKCGIGSVLMEALEAEVFARYDSVGIGFGLYDSYGTAQRLYVKRGYIPDGRGLMYDNQPVVPGSQVWVDDELTLFLVKSRQR is encoded by the coding sequence ATGAAGCTATCTATCACCGTCCGCCGGATGCGCTCCGAAGACATTGCAAGAATACATGAGGGCCTGGCCCCGCATGATGTCAGCAAACCACTAAGCTATATTGAACAGTGCTGGCGAGAAAATGAGCAAGAAGAACAGCGCCTCACCCTTATCGCTTGGCAGGGAAGTGAGTTTGCCGGCTGGGGACATGTCGTGTATGCGTCCAGCTATCCTTATTTTGCGGAGAAGCGTATTCCCGAGATTCAGAATCTCGATGTGGTTCCCCCTTTGCGCAAATGCGGCATTGGCAGTGTGTTAATGGAGGCGCTTGAGGCTGAAGTATTCGCCAGGTATGATTCGGTCGGCATCGGATTCGGACTATATGACAGCTACGGTACGGCCCAAAGGCTGTACGTCAAACGGGGTTATATCCCGGATGGGCGGGGACTCATGTACGATAACCAGCCCGTGGTTCCCGGAAGCCAGGTGTGGGTGGATGATGAGCTTACTTTATTTTTGGTGAAATCAAGGCAGCGCTAG
- a CDS encoding 2'-5' RNA ligase family protein: MQYFIGIVPPPEYSAKILQFQNHWPSNCLSQIVEPHITVKSQGGLYSDLDWMQYVKKACSTFTKFELSLTSPIFLGDSVIGLGVQSQQLLELHRSLVKAVSPPPELITRYFELDSYLPHLTLGQTRWGMKDTELLEMEALAKTELTPFPVWTVTHLRVYAEIQPDRYVPYDDIALG; encoded by the coding sequence TTGCAATATTTTATAGGCATCGTGCCGCCACCTGAATATTCCGCAAAAATCCTCCAGTTTCAAAACCACTGGCCTAGCAACTGCCTGTCACAGATTGTTGAACCTCATATTACTGTAAAATCTCAGGGCGGTTTGTATTCAGATTTAGATTGGATGCAGTATGTAAAAAAGGCTTGCTCAACTTTTACAAAGTTTGAGTTATCATTGACTTCACCGATATTCCTTGGGGATTCTGTTATAGGCTTAGGTGTGCAGTCACAGCAGTTATTAGAATTGCACAGAAGTCTGGTTAAAGCCGTCTCTCCGCCGCCTGAGCTGATCACCCGTTATTTTGAACTGGATAGCTACCTCCCTCACCTGACCTTAGGCCAGACCCGATGGGGTATGAAGGATACTGAACTCTTAGAGATGGAAGCACTCGCAAAAACAGAATTAACACCTTTCCCAGTCTGGACAGTGACACATCTGAGAGTGTATGCAGAAATTCAGCCTGACAGGTACGTACCGTATGATGATATTGCTCTTGGTTAG
- a CDS encoding phosphodiester glycosidase family protein has translation MSEVSSLPQRSTVRRKKKPAPKPKRKKRGFFRTLFRVFMFCIILLIAAGGWLYFAPSAKNTRFLIADTLITTQHRHWAKYIIGEDELQHRVSDYTKRFEEMGDEVDTHEIAPEPETVVEQKPLVQIEEVTGSGYSGYVMIVNDPKKVRLGVPSKIGSGEKVSSMVARTGAIAGVNGGGFADPNWKGNGFKPIGVVISQGKLFYNGLGGKKSTQIVGIDKEGKMIAGNYTLEQLSKMGVQEAVTFQPRIIVNGKGQIKNAAEGWGIAPRTAMGQRADGALLFVVIDGRQPGYSIGANLYDVQQIMLKHGAVIAANLDGGSSTVLVKDNEIVNKPSSQYGERYLPTAFLVFEDPENAKIKNIWEGLDPAKIDAGKKRTQ, from the coding sequence ATTTCAGAAGTGAGCTCTTTACCACAACGTTCCACTGTCCGCAGGAAGAAGAAGCCGGCGCCGAAGCCGAAGCGTAAGAAAAGAGGGTTCTTCCGCACACTTTTCAGAGTGTTCATGTTCTGCATCATATTGCTGATCGCCGCCGGGGGCTGGCTGTATTTCGCGCCGTCTGCCAAGAATACCCGCTTTCTGATCGCGGATACGCTGATTACGACCCAGCACCGGCACTGGGCCAAATATATCATCGGGGAAGATGAGCTGCAGCACCGGGTCAGTGATTACACGAAACGGTTCGAGGAGATGGGCGACGAGGTAGATACCCATGAGATCGCGCCGGAGCCGGAGACTGTAGTTGAGCAGAAGCCGCTTGTCCAGATTGAAGAGGTTACGGGCAGCGGGTACAGCGGTTATGTAATGATTGTGAATGATCCCAAGAAGGTGCGGCTGGGTGTGCCAAGCAAAATCGGGTCCGGTGAAAAGGTGTCCAGCATGGTCGCGCGGACGGGGGCAATCGCCGGGGTGAACGGCGGCGGCTTCGCCGACCCAAACTGGAAGGGCAATGGCTTCAAGCCGATTGGCGTAGTGATCTCGCAAGGCAAGCTGTTCTATAACGGCTTGGGCGGCAAGAAGTCCACGCAGATTGTCGGCATCGATAAGGAAGGCAAGATGATTGCCGGGAATTACACCCTGGAGCAGCTCAGCAAAATGGGCGTGCAGGAGGCGGTGACTTTTCAGCCGCGGATTATCGTGAACGGCAAGGGCCAGATCAAGAATGCAGCGGAAGGCTGGGGCATTGCGCCAAGAACGGCGATGGGGCAACGCGCAGACGGTGCGCTATTATTCGTTGTAATCGACGGGCGGCAGCCGGGCTACAGCATCGGGGCGAACCTCTATGATGTACAGCAGATTATGCTGAAGCATGGAGCGGTCATCGCAGCCAATCTGGATGGCGGCTCATCGACCGTGCTGGTGAAGGACAACGAGATCGTCAACAAGCCGTCTTCGCAATACGGGGAACGTTATCTGCCTACGGCATTCCTGGTGTTTGAGGACCCGGAGAATGCGAAGATCAAGAACATCTGGGAAGGGCTCGACCCGGCCAAGATCGATGCAGGCAAAAAGCGCACCCAATAG
- a CDS encoding LysR family transcriptional regulator, translated as MTLQQLRYAIEIANSGSMNEAAKRLFVSQPSLSNAIKELENELGITIFERNNRGISISAEGVEFLGYARQIIEQTEFMENRYTGKKRSPIYFSVSTQHYAFVTDAFLRLMKERKVAEYNFSLRETQTYEIIEDVRTLRSDIGILYINESNYKIMNKLFSDGNLKFTPLFNTNPHLYVRAGHALAGKERVTQEDIQGYPYITFEQGDNNSLHFSEEMLSFTQIEKNIKVTDRATLTHLLLGSDSYTVGTGIMASELNDAGLTTVPFDSTEVFSVGWIAHKDRKPSEIMSAYIDILNDLVSGNYFELESFLL; from the coding sequence TTGACTTTGCAGCAGCTCCGCTATGCAATCGAGATTGCGAACAGCGGTTCCATGAATGAAGCGGCCAAACGGCTGTTTGTGTCGCAGCCCAGCCTCTCGAATGCGATCAAGGAGTTGGAGAATGAGCTGGGGATTACGATTTTTGAACGCAATAACCGGGGGATCAGCATCTCGGCGGAAGGCGTGGAGTTCCTGGGCTATGCCCGCCAGATTATCGAACAGACGGAATTCATGGAGAACCGATATACCGGCAAAAAGCGCAGCCCGATCTACTTCTCAGTCTCAACCCAGCACTATGCCTTCGTTACGGATGCCTTCCTGAGACTGATGAAGGAGCGCAAGGTGGCGGAGTACAATTTCAGCCTGAGAGAGACGCAGACGTATGAGATTATTGAGGATGTGCGCACTCTGCGCAGTGATATCGGCATCCTCTATATCAATGAGAGCAATTATAAGATCATGAACAAGCTGTTCAGTGACGGGAACCTGAAGTTCACCCCGCTGTTCAACACCAATCCTCATCTCTATGTACGGGCTGGACATGCGCTGGCGGGCAAAGAGAGGGTTACTCAGGAGGATATTCAAGGGTATCCGTACATTACTTTTGAGCAGGGGGATAATAACTCGCTTCATTTCTCCGAGGAGATGCTTAGCTTCACGCAGATAGAGAAGAATATTAAGGTTACGGACCGGGCCACTCTGACGCATCTTCTGCTGGGCAGCGATTCGTACACGGTGGGCACGGGGATTATGGCCTCTGAGCTGAATGATGCGGGGCTTACGACGGTTCCTTTTGACAGCACGGAGGTGTTCTCTGTCGGTTGGATCGCCCATAAGGACCGCAAGCCGAGCGAGATCATGTCCGCCTATATTGATATTCTGAATGATCTGGTATCGGGCAATTATTTCGAGCTTGAATCTTTCTTACTATAA
- a CDS encoding 5-methyltetrahydropteroyltriglutamate--homocysteine S-methyltransferase gives MSSPVTGTTRNAPPFRYDIVGSFLRTDEIKNARSLYAQGELTAGQLAEIENIEIGKLLQQEKALGLKAVTDGEFRRSWWHLDFFLGIEGTGKITLGPPGAPKEQTNRAESFRITGKIAFGNHPMVAEFRTLQLMAGDTLAKMTIPSPALFHFVQEYNGNEIYSDTETLYGDIIQVYRSAIQAFYDAGCRYLQLDDTTWGTLCSGRHRAHLRSRGIDPDQLARDYVRLINESIADRPADMTIALHVCRGNLRSTWFAAGGYGPVAEELFANAAVDAFFLEYDNERSGDFEPLRFIKDQFVVLGLVTTKHGGLESKEQLIARIEEAAQYVDINKLCLSTQCGFASTEEGNILTEEEQWDKLRLVIETANEVWV, from the coding sequence ATGAGCAGTCCAGTGACCGGAACGACCAGAAATGCACCGCCCTTCCGCTACGACATTGTCGGGAGCTTCCTGCGTACAGACGAGATCAAGAATGCGCGCAGCTTGTATGCACAAGGCGAGCTTACAGCCGGACAGTTGGCGGAGATTGAGAATATAGAGATTGGCAAGCTGCTTCAGCAGGAGAAGGCGCTTGGGCTGAAGGCTGTCACAGACGGCGAATTCCGCCGTTCCTGGTGGCATCTGGATTTCTTCCTCGGGATTGAAGGGACAGGTAAGATTACGCTTGGCCCTCCAGGCGCTCCCAAGGAGCAGACGAACCGGGCCGAGAGCTTCAGGATTACCGGTAAAATCGCCTTCGGAAACCATCCCATGGTCGCAGAATTCCGCACGTTGCAGCTGATGGCCGGAGACACATTGGCCAAAATGACGATTCCGTCCCCGGCACTGTTTCATTTCGTGCAGGAGTATAACGGGAATGAAATCTATTCGGATACCGAAACGCTGTATGGCGATATTATCCAGGTCTACAGGAGTGCGATTCAGGCATTCTATGATGCGGGCTGCCGCTACCTCCAGTTGGACGATACCACCTGGGGCACGCTGTGCAGCGGACGGCATCGTGCGCACCTGCGCAGCAGGGGCATTGATCCCGACCAGCTTGCGAGAGATTACGTCCGGCTGATCAATGAGAGCATAGCAGACCGTCCGGCAGATATGACGATTGCCCTGCATGTGTGCCGGGGGAACCTGCGCTCAACCTGGTTCGCGGCGGGCGGGTACGGGCCGGTTGCCGAGGAGCTTTTCGCCAATGCGGCCGTAGATGCGTTCTTCCTCGAATACGACAATGAACGCTCCGGCGACTTCGAGCCGCTGCGCTTCATCAAGGACCAGTTCGTCGTGCTGGGGCTGGTGACCACTAAGCATGGCGGCCTGGAGAGCAAGGAGCAACTCATCGCCCGCATCGAAGAAGCCGCACAGTATGTGGACATCAACAAGCTGTGTCTAAGCACACAATGCGGCTTCGCCTCCACGGAGGAAGGCAATATTCTGACTGAAGAAGAGCAGTGGGACAAGCTGCGGCTGGTGATTGAGACGGCGAATGAGGTGTGGGTGTAG